The Candidatus Bathyarchaeia archaeon DNA window TTTGTATACTCCATCATATCGCCGAATAAGACAACAAGCAAGTGGCCTGCTCAGCATGAGATTTAAAGATAGCTACAGATGCTGTTAATAATAGCTGTAGCAGAGTTATGTTTAAGATTATTCTTATTCTCCTCTCATTTAATTTAATTTTCATTACTCTCCCTCCTGTAATACATCATTAACTATTTTCAAATTAAAAGTTATGGTTAGTTTAGATCATGAAACTGTGAAGCTTGTTGAGTTGTATGATAGTAAGATTATTAACCCAGAGTGATAAAATGCTGTGGCGTAAGCTGTATATGTTCCTGTTTGCATATCCGCTTTCAAACGGAAAGCTATGTAGTAGCCGCTTACATTTTGTTGAGTTGTTAATGATGATATCCCCTGACTTTCTGTTGATGAAGTTATTTCAAAGGATGAGGATTTTTCTGGACAGTGGGGATAGCCTTTGTCCTGGGGTAGGTTTGTGTAGGCATTGGCGTAGATTTTTGCTGTTCCAAGTGCTGCGTCGTCTGGCACTATAAACGCTGAAACGAATTCGTGGGGCCCTCCTGGAGGAACACTCTGGGTAACCCTATCCGAATATAACGGATTGCCTTCTGAATCGCATATTGTATATGTTATGTTGGCATTTATGTAGTTCGACTGATCATTGTTCTTGAATCTTACCCAGATGAAGTACTGTGATCCACGTTTTACCTGGTTTACTGGTCTTCCGTAATAGTCGGCTATAAAAGTGTCTATGATCTCTATCCTCCACGTATGGGGTGATGTGCCCTCTCCAAAGTGGATAGCCACAACGACCATGTCATATATGTCGACTATTCCGTCCTTATTTATGTCCGCTATTAGGTTATAGTTGAGGTCACCGTACTCAGATCCAAAGGCTACAGCAATTATAACAGCGTCAAATATGTCCACATATCCGTCCCCGTTGAGGTCGCCCTCTATTACCGACGGAAGTTCCAGCTC harbors:
- a CDS encoding dockerin type I domain-containing protein, with protein sequence MLRKIMYALLLALVILLSNLTLAYIPDLTLIIQTDKENYSRGETVKIFGQVLFGGQPVNKSLVGIQVNNPYGKAIMYRTYFIYELELPSVIEGDLNGDGYVDIFDAVIIAVAFGSEYGDLNYNLIADINKDGIVDIYDMVVVAIHFGEGTSPHTWRIEIIDTFIADYYGRPVNQVKRGSQYFIWVRFKNNDQSNYINANITYTICDSEGNPLYSDRVTQSVPPGGPHEFVSAFIVPDDAALGTAKIYANAYTNLPQDKGYPHCPEKSSSFEITSSTESQGISSLTTQQNVSGYYIAFRLKADMQTGTYTAYATAFYHSGLIILLSYNSTSFTVS